Proteins encoded within one genomic window of Dermatophilus congolensis:
- a CDS encoding 3-methyladenine DNA glycosylase — translation MSALTNTVLPPDTWRRAAQEHHERVDARTRAHLERRSHGQKHAVEDFIWVYYRHTPGQLRQWHPGPDITLIDAAEHARMRYYVTQERDGHTFTHVDVPAFLANRGKFVRYVRDLLVATAARTPSYACFGLHEWAMVYQDADQRRHPAPLRLGAEGTNEVVESLPVNCTHYDAFRFFTPQAQPLNREHPTRETQINHEQPGCLHAGMDLYRYAAALLPAVPSELVIDMFDHAMRARYLDMAASPYDLSDLDITPIRIETTSGRAEYVAQQRTLASAATELRTRLIQACEALLHK, via the coding sequence GTGTCCGCCCTGACCAACACTGTTTTGCCGCCCGATACGTGGAGACGCGCAGCTCAAGAACATCACGAGCGCGTCGATGCACGTACCCGCGCCCACCTTGAGCGACGTTCTCACGGCCAAAAACATGCTGTCGAAGATTTCATCTGGGTGTACTACCGACACACTCCCGGTCAGCTTCGCCAGTGGCATCCTGGCCCCGACATCACATTGATCGACGCTGCCGAGCATGCCCGCATGCGCTACTACGTGACCCAAGAACGTGACGGCCACACCTTCACGCACGTGGATGTGCCTGCTTTTCTGGCTAATCGGGGAAAATTTGTGCGCTACGTGCGTGATCTTCTCGTCGCCACTGCGGCCCGTACCCCCAGCTATGCCTGCTTCGGACTACACGAATGGGCAATGGTTTATCAAGACGCTGACCAGAGGAGACATCCTGCCCCCTTGCGTTTGGGCGCGGAAGGCACAAACGAGGTAGTCGAATCGCTGCCGGTGAATTGCACCCATTACGACGCGTTCCGGTTCTTCACGCCACAAGCGCAGCCTCTGAACCGGGAGCATCCAACACGAGAAACCCAGATCAACCATGAACAGCCTGGTTGTCTTCACGCAGGCATGGATCTATATCGATATGCCGCGGCGCTACTACCTGCCGTGCCCAGCGAACTAGTTATCGACATGTTCGACCATGCCATGCGTGCCCGATACCTAGACATGGCGGCCAGCCCCTACGACCTGAGCGATCTGGACATCACGCCCATACGTATCGAGACGACATCGGGACGTGCCGAGTACGTGGCCCAGCAGCGCACACTCGCCAGCGCCGCCACCGAACTACGCACCCGGCTTATCCAGGCATGCGAAGCACTACTACACAAGTGA
- a CDS encoding fumarylacetoacetate hydrolase family protein, giving the protein MRIVRFVHEDEAPSYGVIQGDPGEEWIAAVAGDPLYTQVTGTGQRFELDQVRLVAPVLPRSKVIGVGRNYADHAAELGNEAPAQPGLFFIPNTAVAGPDDPVVIPPFVEEVSFEAELAVVIGTMCKDVPASRAMDVIFGYTCANDVTARDLQKTDLQWARAKGLDTFCPLGPWIETDLDPSALAIRSRVDGELAQDGATSDMVFDVAALIEYVSAAFTLLPGDVILTGTPAGVGSVRAGQRVEIEIEGIGAFSNPFVRRD; this is encoded by the coding sequence ATGCGGATCGTTCGGTTTGTGCACGAAGATGAGGCGCCCAGTTATGGCGTTATCCAGGGAGATCCGGGTGAAGAGTGGATTGCTGCGGTCGCCGGTGACCCTCTGTACACACAAGTCACTGGTACCGGGCAGCGTTTCGAATTGGACCAGGTTCGCCTGGTGGCGCCGGTGCTACCACGCAGCAAAGTTATTGGCGTGGGCCGTAACTACGCTGACCACGCCGCGGAACTAGGGAACGAGGCACCTGCTCAGCCTGGGCTTTTCTTCATCCCGAATACTGCCGTGGCTGGCCCGGATGACCCGGTTGTGATTCCTCCTTTTGTTGAGGAAGTCAGTTTTGAAGCTGAACTGGCTGTGGTGATCGGCACGATGTGTAAAGACGTCCCAGCGTCCAGGGCTATGGATGTCATTTTTGGTTACACCTGCGCCAATGACGTCACTGCTCGTGATTTGCAAAAGACTGACCTGCAATGGGCCCGTGCCAAGGGACTTGATACCTTCTGCCCGCTTGGTCCGTGGATCGAAACGGACCTTGACCCTTCGGCGCTGGCTATACGTAGCCGGGTTGATGGTGAGCTTGCTCAAGATGGCGCCACGAGCGACATGGTCTTCGATGTAGCGGCGTTAATCGAGTACGTTTCTGCTGCCTTCACCCTTTTGCCCGGAGACGTGATCCTTACCGGTACTCCTGCGGGAGTTGGTTCGGTACGGGCCGGGCAGCGTGTCGAGATCGAGATCGAAGGGATCGGGGCTTTCTCTAACCCATTTGTTCGCCGCGACTAA
- the deoD gene encoding purine-nucleoside phosphorylase — MSSKSTPHINPKGVEIAETVLLPGDPLRAKFVAENYLEDVVQFNDVRNMLGFTGTFNGTPVSVMGTGMGIPSISIYSWELVNVFGAKKLIRIGSCGSMQKEIDLYDIIIAQAASTDSRILEHYGLPGTLAPTGSWRLLSAITKQAEANGVPVHVGNVLSSDVFYNDDNTVNERWARMGVLGVEMESAGLYAIAARAGVDALGVFTVSDNLVTGGKTTPEERQTAFTRMMELALPLANA; from the coding sequence GTGTCCTCCAAGAGCACCCCCCACATCAACCCCAAGGGCGTCGAAATCGCAGAAACCGTGTTGCTTCCCGGTGACCCGCTACGCGCTAAATTCGTCGCCGAGAACTACCTCGAAGACGTTGTTCAGTTCAACGATGTCCGTAACATGCTTGGCTTCACCGGCACCTTCAACGGCACCCCCGTTTCCGTGATGGGAACAGGCATGGGGATTCCTTCGATCAGCATCTACTCCTGGGAACTAGTCAACGTTTTCGGAGCGAAAAAGCTGATTCGCATTGGCTCCTGTGGCTCCATGCAGAAGGAGATCGACCTTTACGACATCATCATTGCCCAGGCCGCTTCCACTGACTCCCGGATTCTCGAACACTACGGTTTGCCGGGCACCCTGGCTCCTACCGGTTCATGGCGCCTGCTCAGCGCCATCACCAAGCAGGCCGAAGCCAACGGTGTGCCGGTTCACGTCGGAAACGTTCTTTCCAGCGATGTTTTCTACAACGACGACAACACCGTCAACGAACGGTGGGCCCGCATGGGTGTCCTGGGCGTCGAAATGGAAAGTGCAGGCCTTTACGCCATCGCAGCCCGCGCTGGCGTCGACGCCTTGGGCGTCTTCACCGTCTCGGACAACCTTGTCACTGGCGGCAAAACCACACCCGAAGAGCGCCAGACTGCTTTCACCCGCATGATGGAGCTCGCCCTACCCCTGGCAAACGCATGA
- a CDS encoding MFS transporter: MNTMKEHARTALDPRRAVPVLLFVFVFSLVIDNGFKTMTGPMAAALGISAKTASLQASLAGVIIGIGAVVYAALADSISIRKLMVTGIGLIAVGSVIGFVFSNSWPLVLAGRLIQTCGLAAAETLYVIYVTKYLSETDQKKYLGYSTAAFQAGLLVGALTSGFISANVSWTAMFLIPLILVLTIPAIHKMVPEDEAFEGNLDLFGLLIVAVFAASLIMYMQEYAPVWLIPVIVSLPLFAWHVRSHERALVRPEFFTNGWYVTALVLVFIIYTAQLGYIFLLPFAAKSLHGLGQDQASLLMVPGYVCAVLVGILSGQIGRFLSSRVTIFTALGMIFSSLVLGAVLIEISLPVLVVSIVLFASGFALMYAPLVNTSLQKIPAAKSGIAIGFYNLTINIAIPLGIAYTAKLQDIAPTWFGALSLSRSHDGRVYSTITWVLALVALSGMVIYFLCDRVLVARDKSAAAQVPAS, translated from the coding sequence ATGAACACTATGAAAGAACACGCCCGCACTGCGCTGGATCCTCGGCGCGCTGTGCCGGTGCTCCTATTTGTTTTTGTTTTCTCCCTTGTCATCGATAACGGCTTTAAGACGATGACTGGGCCTATGGCTGCGGCGTTGGGGATTAGCGCCAAAACCGCCAGCTTGCAGGCCTCTCTTGCCGGAGTGATCATCGGTATCGGTGCGGTGGTCTACGCCGCTCTAGCCGACTCGATCAGCATCCGTAAGCTCATGGTCACCGGTATTGGTCTGATCGCTGTGGGCTCTGTGATTGGCTTCGTGTTTTCGAACTCGTGGCCACTGGTGCTTGCCGGTCGCCTCATCCAGACGTGCGGATTGGCTGCTGCGGAAACTCTCTACGTCATTTACGTCACGAAGTACCTGTCGGAAACAGACCAGAAGAAATACCTGGGCTACTCCACTGCTGCGTTCCAGGCGGGGCTGCTCGTTGGTGCACTGACGAGCGGTTTCATTTCTGCGAACGTGTCATGGACTGCCATGTTCCTCATCCCGCTCATTCTCGTTTTGACGATCCCAGCCATTCACAAGATGGTTCCTGAGGATGAGGCCTTCGAGGGCAACCTGGATCTTTTTGGTCTGCTCATTGTCGCGGTGTTCGCAGCCAGCCTCATCATGTACATGCAGGAATATGCGCCTGTATGGCTGATCCCAGTGATTGTTTCGCTGCCATTGTTCGCGTGGCATGTGCGCAGTCATGAACGCGCTTTGGTGCGTCCGGAGTTCTTCACCAATGGCTGGTACGTGACCGCTTTGGTGCTCGTGTTTATTATTTACACGGCACAGCTGGGCTACATCTTCTTGCTGCCTTTCGCCGCGAAGTCTTTGCACGGTTTGGGGCAAGATCAAGCATCGCTGCTCATGGTCCCAGGGTATGTGTGCGCGGTTCTTGTCGGTATTCTCTCCGGGCAAATCGGTCGATTCCTCAGCTCGCGCGTGACCATTTTCACTGCGCTGGGAATGATTTTTTCCTCGCTCGTTCTGGGGGCTGTGCTGATAGAGATCAGCTTGCCTGTTTTGGTGGTGTCGATCGTGCTGTTCGCTTCCGGTTTTGCGTTGATGTACGCGCCGCTGGTGAACACCTCTTTGCAGAAAATTCCTGCTGCTAAATCCGGTATCGCGATCGGGTTCTATAACCTCACAATCAACATCGCAATCCCGTTGGGTATCGCGTACACGGCCAAACTGCAAGACATCGCTCCGACGTGGTTCGGTGCTTTGTCGCTGTCTCGTTCCCACGATGGTCGGGTCTATTCGACGATCACCTGGGTGCTTGCGCTGGTGGCGTTGAGCGGCATGGTTATCTACTTCTTGTGCGACCGAGTATTGGTAGCACGTGACAAGAGCGCTGCAGCTCAGGTGCCTGCTTCGTAA
- a CDS encoding sugar-binding transcriptional regulator, with protein sequence MTPRDSQALEVVKLYYRYELSQNEIATRLGISRPTVSKLIQHAKDRGFVTVEIHDPRESGAELADELRTRFGLQEVRLVHDHPIDPELTRELGRLGASMLQDIVTDGDLVGIAWGRSMHSIALALEPQPRRGVQFIQLKGGISLTPRSTNDLETMTMFTHAFNAYAWPLPLPVIFDSPEVKHLVEQDRHIRRLLNLGLEATVAVFTVGAVSQESVLLKIGQLTENEEKAILDHAVGDICSRFFDSTGSPFLSSVDERTIAIPLEKLREKDTRLIVAGGIRKAEALAVALRAGYATHLATDIDTARLIIDNDC encoded by the coding sequence ATGACACCGCGTGATTCGCAGGCCCTCGAAGTTGTGAAGCTGTACTACCGCTACGAGCTATCGCAAAACGAAATCGCCACGCGCCTGGGTATCTCCCGCCCAACAGTGAGCAAACTCATTCAACACGCCAAAGACCGCGGTTTCGTCACCGTAGAAATCCACGACCCCCGTGAAAGCGGCGCAGAGCTCGCCGACGAATTACGCACACGGTTTGGCCTACAAGAAGTGCGACTCGTCCACGACCACCCCATCGACCCTGAATTAACACGCGAGCTAGGGCGCCTCGGGGCAAGCATGCTCCAAGACATTGTGACCGACGGCGACCTCGTTGGAATCGCCTGGGGACGCAGCATGCACTCAATCGCACTAGCGCTAGAACCCCAACCTCGCCGCGGTGTGCAATTCATCCAGCTCAAAGGTGGAATCTCCCTCACACCACGCTCCACCAACGACCTCGAAACCATGACCATGTTCACGCATGCCTTCAACGCATACGCATGGCCACTGCCTCTTCCAGTCATATTCGACTCCCCCGAAGTGAAACACCTAGTCGAACAAGACCGTCACATTCGCAGACTGCTCAACCTGGGCCTAGAAGCAACCGTGGCCGTTTTCACCGTCGGAGCGGTATCCCAAGAATCCGTCCTTCTCAAAATTGGTCAACTCACCGAAAACGAAGAAAAAGCAATCCTCGACCATGCCGTCGGCGACATCTGCTCCCGATTCTTCGATTCAACCGGTTCACCATTCCTCAGCAGCGTCGATGAGCGCACCATCGCCATCCCCCTGGAGAAGCTGCGCGAGAAAGACACACGCCTGATCGTCGCCGGTGGGATCAGAAAGGCAGAAGCACTCGCAGTAGCGCTACGCGCTGGCTACGCCACACATCTGGCCACTGACATCGACACTGCCCGGCTCATCATCGACAACGACTGCTAA
- a CDS encoding nucleoside transporter C-terminal domain-containing protein — MNAPGSLIMAKALMPEMEEPEADANVRNVRDTESRNVIDALGNGALNGGRIAVCVACLLIAFIALIALVSAIIGGIGGWFGHPEWTLEGLFGVVLSPVAWVIGAPWEEAGLVGNFIGQKTVLNEFVGYTAFSQQVATLSPKAVLISSFALAGFANFSSIAIQIGAFGSLVPERRGEVAKLGPLALLAGMCTNLLNAAIVGVVMS; from the coding sequence ATGAACGCACCTGGCTCGCTCATCATGGCTAAAGCCCTCATGCCCGAAATGGAAGAACCAGAAGCTGACGCCAACGTCCGCAACGTTCGCGACACCGAATCCCGCAACGTCATCGACGCCCTCGGAAACGGTGCCCTCAACGGTGGCCGCATCGCCGTGTGCGTCGCCTGCCTGCTCATCGCATTCATTGCCCTCATCGCTTTGGTCTCGGCAATCATCGGCGGCATTGGCGGCTGGTTCGGCCACCCCGAATGGACACTCGAAGGCCTCTTCGGTGTCGTCCTCTCCCCCGTCGCATGGGTCATCGGCGCACCATGGGAAGAAGCAGGACTGGTCGGCAACTTCATCGGTCAAAAGACCGTTCTCAACGAGTTCGTTGGCTACACCGCCTTCAGCCAGCAGGTTGCTACCTTGTCACCCAAGGCAGTGCTGATCTCCAGCTTCGCCTTGGCTGGCTTCGCGAACTTCTCCTCGATCGCTATCCAAATCGGTGCTTTTGGAAGCTTGGTCCCCGAGCGTCGCGGCGAAGTCGCCAAACTCGGCCCCCTGGCCCTGCTTGCCGGTATGTGCACCAACCTGCTCAACGCCGCCATTGTCGGCGTCGTCATGAGCTGA
- a CDS encoding Na+ dependent nucleoside transporter N-terminal domain-containing protein → MERFQGLIGIALIFALAIGISRNRRHIKWRTLAVGLAMQVAFAFLVLKWEPGFKALSWVAGGLTSLINFTDKGTQFVFGGLLPTNNNGFVFALNVLPVIVFFGALIGALYYLRVIQLFVDIVGTGLQKLLGISKIEGVWASTVIFLGQTEAPLMIAPYIRKLTKAELFTCMTGGFAAVAGSTLIGYSLLGAPLPYPAGSKRDERTWLAHHG, encoded by the coding sequence ATGGAGCGCTTCCAAGGCCTTATCGGCATTGCCCTGATCTTCGCGCTCGCCATCGGCATCTCGCGCAATCGCCGCCACATCAAATGGCGCACCCTGGCCGTAGGCCTAGCCATGCAGGTCGCCTTCGCATTCCTCGTTCTCAAATGGGAACCCGGATTCAAAGCACTCTCCTGGGTAGCTGGCGGGCTTACCTCCCTAATCAACTTCACCGATAAAGGAACACAATTCGTCTTCGGCGGGCTGCTGCCTACCAACAACAACGGGTTCGTCTTCGCCCTGAACGTACTGCCCGTCATCGTGTTCTTCGGAGCACTGATCGGCGCACTCTACTACCTGCGCGTCATCCAGCTATTCGTCGACATCGTCGGTACCGGGCTACAAAAGCTCCTAGGCATTTCGAAAATCGAAGGCGTGTGGGCCTCAACAGTGATTTTCCTCGGCCAAACCGAGGCCCCACTCATGATTGCGCCGTACATCCGCAAACTCACCAAAGCTGAATTGTTCACCTGTATGACCGGTGGTTTCGCAGCTGTTGCTGGCTCCACCTTGATCGGGTACTCCCTACTCGGCGCACCTCTGCCCTACCCTGCTGGCAGCAAGCGTGATGAACGCACCTGGCTCGCTCATCATGGCTAA
- a CDS encoding cytidine deaminase — MTTSPPCSRPTADQLLEAARTAASRAYAPYSSFPVGAALLTGGGRVVTCCNVENAAYPLGLCAERGAVSTMVAADETDRTIAAVAIVGLRGAPCYPCGGCRQVLREFGCIDVIVESEDGTPISIPFETLLPHSFGPESLNPTPTHENKDN; from the coding sequence ATGACCACTTCACCCCCTTGCAGTCGCCCCACTGCCGACCAACTCTTGGAGGCTGCGCGCACGGCCGCATCGCGCGCATACGCGCCGTACAGCTCCTTCCCCGTCGGCGCAGCCCTCCTGACCGGCGGCGGGCGCGTAGTCACCTGCTGCAACGTGGAAAACGCCGCCTACCCCCTTGGCCTATGTGCTGAGCGTGGCGCGGTATCCACCATGGTGGCTGCAGACGAAACCGACCGCACAATCGCAGCCGTCGCCATCGTCGGCTTGCGTGGCGCTCCCTGTTACCCCTGCGGCGGCTGCCGCCAGGTACTCCGCGAATTCGGCTGTATCGACGTAATCGTCGAAAGCGAAGACGGCACACCCATCTCGATTCCCTTCGAGACCCTCCTGCCACACAGCTTCGGTCCCGAATCGCTCAACCCCACGCCCACTCACGAAAACAAGGACAACTAA
- a CDS encoding thymidine phosphorylase gives MVEPLDAVDVIRTKRDGGELSDTQIAWVIDAYTRGVVADEQMSALAMAIFLNGMNRREIARWTQAMIDSGERMSFASLSRGTTDKHSTGGVGDKITLPLAPLVATFGVAVPQLSGRGLGHTGGTLDKLETIPGWQAAISNERMMEILEDVGAVICAAGSGLAPADKKLYALRDITSTVEAIPLIASSIMSKKIAEGTGALVLDVKVGSGAFMKKLEDARELARTMVDLGTDAGVRTVALLTDMSRPLGRKIGNTLEVEESVEVLAGGGPADVVDLTVALAERMLSLADVNVGQDELRAALADGRAMDTWRRMITAQGGDPDAPMPRATCTEDVLAESDGVLTRLDALSVGVASWRLGAGRSRKDEPVQMGAGIEIHVEPGARVRKGDKLLTLHTDTPERFARALESLQGGYDIEDGDEAQARAASLADRDIVLETVE, from the coding sequence ATGGTTGAACCCCTGGATGCAGTAGATGTCATCCGTACCAAGCGTGACGGTGGCGAGCTGAGCGATACCCAGATTGCGTGGGTCATTGACGCCTACACGCGCGGCGTTGTCGCTGATGAGCAGATGTCTGCCTTGGCGATGGCTATTTTCCTCAACGGCATGAACCGCCGTGAAATCGCTCGTTGGACTCAGGCGATGATCGACTCTGGCGAGCGCATGAGTTTCGCGTCGCTGTCGCGGGGCACCACGGACAAACACTCCACCGGTGGTGTGGGTGACAAGATCACGCTTCCCTTGGCGCCGCTGGTTGCCACTTTTGGTGTGGCCGTTCCGCAGTTGTCTGGGCGTGGGCTTGGTCACACTGGAGGCACCCTGGACAAGCTCGAAACTATCCCCGGCTGGCAAGCTGCTATCTCCAACGAACGCATGATGGAGATCCTCGAAGACGTCGGCGCAGTGATTTGCGCCGCAGGATCTGGTTTGGCACCTGCGGACAAGAAGCTCTACGCCCTGCGGGACATCACGAGCACTGTGGAAGCCATTCCGCTGATTGCCAGCTCGATCATGAGCAAGAAGATCGCTGAAGGAACCGGCGCTCTCGTGCTTGACGTGAAAGTCGGCTCCGGTGCATTCATGAAGAAACTTGAAGACGCCCGCGAGCTTGCCCGCACCATGGTTGACCTTGGCACCGATGCGGGTGTGCGCACGGTGGCTTTGTTGACGGACATGTCCCGCCCGCTCGGACGCAAAATCGGTAACACGCTCGAGGTTGAGGAGTCCGTGGAGGTCCTCGCTGGTGGCGGCCCTGCCGACGTGGTGGACCTGACCGTTGCACTGGCAGAGCGCATGCTCTCTCTGGCTGATGTCAACGTCGGACAAGACGAACTGCGTGCTGCCCTGGCTGACGGTCGTGCCATGGACACGTGGCGCCGAATGATCACCGCTCAAGGCGGCGACCCCGATGCACCCATGCCACGCGCCACCTGCACTGAAGATGTTTTGGCCGAGAGTGACGGCGTGCTCACCCGCCTGGATGCTCTTTCCGTTGGTGTTGCCAGCTGGCGCTTGGGCGCAGGCCGCAGCCGTAAAGACGAGCCGGTGCAGATGGGTGCCGGTATCGAAATCCACGTCGAGCCCGGCGCTCGCGTCCGCAAGGGAGACAAGCTCCTGACACTGCACACGGACACTCCGGAGCGTTTCGCCCGTGCCCTGGAGTCCTTGCAAGGCGGATATGACATCGAAGATGGCGACGAGGCTCAGGCACGTGCCGCTTCTTTGGCTGATCGCGACATCGTTCTGGAAACGGTGGAGTAA